Proteins encoded by one window of Anaerobacillus sp. CMMVII:
- a CDS encoding GNAT family N-acetyltransferase, with protein MDREDLEFIFTQFSDDDINKYLFDADPLKDISEANDIIEFYLKPEPRPQHRWIVIRKVDGVKMGTCGFHCWSIENSKVEIGYDLKKEFWGNGYMFEALKGIIEFAKNSTDLKEINACIYTKNQKSINLAKKLGFVRTGSKYEIFRGENTFIVYIL; from the coding sequence ATTGATAGAGAAGATTTAGAATTTATTTTTACCCAATTTTCCGATGATGATATAAATAAATACTTATTTGATGCTGATCCTTTAAAAGATATTAGCGAGGCGAACGACATAATAGAATTTTATTTAAAACCTGAGCCTAGACCACAACATAGATGGATAGTAATACGTAAAGTTGATGGGGTAAAGATGGGAACCTGTGGATTTCACTGTTGGAGTATCGAAAATTCTAAAGTTGAGATAGGCTATGACCTGAAAAAGGAATTTTGGGGAAATGGATACATGTTTGAAGCTTTAAAAGGAATTATAGAATTTGCTAAGAACTCAACGGATTTAAAGGAGATAAATGCCTGTATTTATACTAAAAATCAAAAGTCTATAAATTTAGCGAAAAAACTAGGTTTTGTTAGAACTGGTTCAAAGTATGAGATTTTTAGAGGGGAGAATACTTTCATAGTATATATTCTTTAA